A genomic region of Aspergillus oryzae RIB40 DNA, chromosome 1 contains the following coding sequences:
- a CDS encoding uncharacterized protein (predicted protein): MEQHSEMGPPPTPTTVDPPSYAESVAETLDLFFFPDWHYRGGCDDSMLKTLDDLLNKDLSFMHPGTDFYAFYSFLLKMGEQRLEVWSPEGLFQPIAVIELRGTYIRELRACEGRALVYLMHPKNEPYVKECYFIVQETISPLPQRSGVAGKLVSLFDKSKQVQRKYWVKATLHGERYVFREVASGEEPMPEECVGVRSICYQKFWA; this comes from the coding sequence ATGGAGCAACACTCAGAAATGGGACCGCCACCCACTCCAACTACGGTTGATCCCCCGTCATATGCGGAATCCGTGGCCGAAACCCTTGacctatttttctttccagactGGCATTACAGAGGCGGATGCGACGACTCCATGCTCAAAACACTAGATGACCTGCTCAACAAAGATCTATCTTTCATGCACCCAGGGACAGATTTCTACGCGTTCTACTCCTTCCTGTTGAAAATGGGCGAGCAACGCTTGGAGGTGTGGAGCCCGGAAGGACTTTTCCAACCCATCGCGGTCATCGAACTTCGAGGGACATATATACGTGAGTTACGTGCCTGTGAGGGAAGGGCTCTTGTGTATTTGATGCACCCGAAGAATGAGCCGTATGTCAAAGAATGCTATTTCATCGTTCAGGAAACGATCTCGCCTTTACCCCAGAGGAGTGGCGTCGCGGGGAAGCTGGTATCACTGTTTGACAAGTCGAAGCAGGTGCAGCGGAAGTATTGGGTCAAGGCTACACTTCATGGGGAACGGTATGTCTTTCGTGAAGTGGCCTCGGGAGAGGAGCCAATGCCGGAAGAGTGTGTTGGTGTCAGGTCTATCTGCTATCAGAAGTTCTGGgcttga
- a CDS encoding uncharacterized protein (predicted protein): MSCPSGILDANPGNGAGVGKMDTPKPNGWSPDSKVLPDALDDGEQQIIEAGEAKYHRLGWKRLTIMLIIEAIGLGALSIPSAFASLGMVAGVICCVGIGLIAIYTSWIIGKVKLAFPGVRHYGDAGGLLMGRVGNELFTFMLILQLVFLTGSNCLTGTIAWRHITDSNNVCSVVFSVVSAIILLLLSIPSSFADMAWLGYIDFVSIVAAIGITIISTGIQGTQSGLSKVDWSALPQGDPSFSDAFIAISNIVFAYTFASCLFSFMDEMHTPKDFTKSIWTLGILQIVIYTVTGATIYAFVGQEVESPALLSAGSLVSKVAFGIALPVIFISGAIGTIVAGRLIHGRIYENSVTRYVNTTKGWITWLTLITILTILAWVIAEAVPFFDDLLSITSALFTSGFSFYLPPVMWFFLLRKGEWYSRENLLLSLVNLFVFIFGLVVLVGGLYSSIQDIRNNYRTGNVHSPFTCGAV, translated from the exons ATGAGCTGCCCGAGTGGAATACTCGACGCCAATCCAGGCAATGGCGCTGGTGTAGGCAAGATGGacacccccaaacccaatgGTTGGTCTCCAGATAGCAAGGTGCTGCCCGACGCGCTGGACGATGGAGAGCAGCAGATTATCGAGGCCGGTGAGGCCAAATACCATCGCCTGGGTTGGAAACGTCTCACCATCATGCTGATTATCGAGGCCATCGGTCTGGGAGCGCTCTCAATTCCGTCCGCCTTTGCATCCTTGGGAATGGTGGCAGGCGTGATCTGCTGTGTAGGCATTGGACTGATTGCCATCTATACATCCTGGATCATCGGAAAGGTGAAACTCGCCTTTCCTGGTGTCCGACACTATGGCGACGCCGGTGGTTTATTAATGGGCCGTGTGGGCAATGAACTTTTCACCTTCATGTTAATCCTGCAGCTTGTCTTCCTCACGGGGTCAAACTGCTTAACGGGTACGATTGCGTGGCGCCATATCACTGATAGCAACAACGTCTGCTCGGTGGTCTTCAGCGTTGTCTCTGCCATTATTCTTTTGTTGCTATCCATCCCGTCGTCTTTCGCCGATATGGCTTGGCTGGGCTACATTGACTTTGTATCGATCGTGGCCGCGATTGGCATCACAATCATATCGACCGGTATCCAAGGCACTCAGTCGGGACTTTCTAAGGTTGACTGGTCGGCCCTCCCACAAGGCGACCCCAGCTTCTCGGATGCCTTTATTGCCATTAGCAACATTGTGTTCGCGTACACTTTCGCCAGCtgcttattttctttcatggACGAGATGCACACCCCGAAGGACTTTACTAAATCGATCTGGACCCTTGGTATACTCCAGATAGTGATTTATACGGTCACCGGAGCGACTATCTACGCCTTTGTCGGCCAAGAGGTTGAATCGCCTGCGCTGCTCTCTGCTGGTTCACTCGTGAGCAAGGTTGCCTTTGGTATAGCCCTGCCGGTGATCTTCATTTCTGGCGCGATTGGAACAATCGTTGCTGGGCGTCTGATTCACGGTCGTATCTATGAAAACAGTGTGACCCGTTACGTTAATACAACCAAGGGCTGGATTACCTGGTTGACTCTCATCACGATTCTCACGATCCTGGCTTGGGTGATTGCAGAGgctgttcctttctttgatgACCTCCTTTCGATCACATCGGCGTTGTTTACCTCGGGGTTCTCATTCTATCTCCCCCCAGTCATGtggttcttcctcctccgcaagGGCGAGTGGTACTCTCGGGAgaaccttctcctcagcctcGTGAACCTCTTTGTGTTCATCTTTGGTCTCGTCGTGCTGGTCGGAGGTCTTTATTCGAGTATCCAGGATATT AGAAACAATTATCGCACTGGCAATGTCCACAGTCCGTTCACTTGTGGTGCGGTCTAG
- a CDS encoding MFS transporter (synaptic vesicle transporter SVOP and related transporters (major facilitator superfamily)) → MDSITELADEVKVSGANLDANAQHKLTLERQGHGCSSLSPPPSSASATYHHSNSRSSWGSEGFSQDKCGEYPDAREEGTLPRADYGPYEVSFDGDQDPMCPRSMSSVRKWVIVLIVCTGTLCVTCTSSIYTTTYTQMDPEFHTSTLISTVGLSSFVLGIGTGPLLTGPLSEHYGRRPIYLVAWSMFLIWTIPSAVAKNVQTIIVSRYFNGFTGGTFLSVAGGTAGDVFSRNQIQAPMALVSSVPFIGPSLGPVLGGFINSHLDWRWTYYIMIIWSAVLLVCMIFFAPETYHPIILRAKAKALRQETGNDRYRAPMENNTKTWKQIIIVSLLRPFQLLFLEPMCLCLDIYSAILLGILYLFFGTFPMVFRTTYDMNLWQGGLTFVGIIVGMMIAAATTPLWSNIRERLLNNNKKEPGRSEPEYRLPPAIVGGILIPVGLFWFGWTTYSRIHWIVPIIGSAVFGGG, encoded by the exons ATGGATTCGATCACTGAGTTGGCCGATGAAGTAAAAGTTTCCGGCGCTAATCTTGACGCCAACGCCCAACACAAATTGACACTCGAGAGACAAGGACATGGATGCTCGAGTCTATCCCCGCCGCCGTCATCCGCAAGCGCCACATATCACCACTCTAATTCCAGGAGCAGTTGGGGAAGCGAGGGATTCTCGCAGGACAAATGTGGAGAGTATCCGGATGCTCGTGAGGAGGGAACACTTCCAAGAGCGGACTATGGCCCTTACGAGGTCTCATTCGATGGCGACCAAGACCCGATGTGCCCTCGAAGCATGTCGTCGGTGAGGAAATGGGTCATTGTCTTGATTGTCTGTACCGGAACCTTATGTGT GACTTGCACAAGCTCAATCTACACAACTACGTATACACAGATGGATCCCGAGTTTCACACGTCCACGCTGATCTCGACCGTCGGGCTGTCGTCCTTTGTCTTAGGAATTGGGACAGGACCATTGCTGACTGGCCCTTTGAGCGAGCACTACGGACGCAGACCAATCTATCTGGTCGCATGGTCGATGTTCCTGATTTGGACAATCCCCTCGGCTGTGGCGAAGAATGTCCAAACAATTATCGTTTCTCGGTACTTCAATGGCTTCACTGGAGGCACATTTCTTTCCGTTGCAGGAGGAACTGCTGGAGATGTATTTTCACGCAATCAGATCCAAGCACCAATGGCGCTAGTCTCATCAGTGCCATTCATTGGACCTTCTTTGGGCCCGGTACTAGGTGGCTTTATTAATTCACATTTAGATTGGAGGTGGACCTACTATATCATGATTATCTGGTCCGCTGTCTTGCTTGTCTGCATGATATTCTTCGCGCCAGAGACATACCACCCCATCATATTACGTGCTAAGGCTAAAGCGCTTCGTCAAGAAACCGGAAACGATCGGTATAGAGCACCGATGGAAAATAACACCAAGACATGGAAgcaaataataatagtctCACTCCTGCGACCATTccaacttctctttctcgaacCCATGTGCCTCTGTCTGGATATTTACTCGGCCATTTTACTGGGCATTCTATACTTATTTTTCGGCACCTTTCCCATGGTATTTCGAACAACATATGACATGAACCTTTGGCAGGGCGGACTGACATTCGTGGGGATCATCGTCGGAATGATGATTGCTGCCGCTACTACTCCGCTCTGGTCCAACATTCGTGAGCGTCTGCTGAACAATAACAAGAAAGAACCTGGACGAAGTGAGCCGGAATATCGTCTCCCTCCGGCTATTGTGGGTGGCATTCTTATTCCTGTTGGGcttttttggtttggttggaCTACCTACTCGCGGATTCATTGGATAGTACCCATCATAGGATCTGCTGTATTCGGGGGAGGGTAA
- a CDS encoding uncharacterized protein (1-aminocyclopropane-1-carboxylate synthase, and related proteins): protein MSSICRKGHIDAAIYEHHLSRRAAENFKYRDVWGPREKSMANPWSPETPMGRSIILRLAENSLLHDEMGQFIKEQINVLPLSHLTYSTGPRGSCRLRRAAAAFLNEEFHSLQTIAQDNIFVTPGLASAIDALIWAICNDGDGILVPQPYYNGFDFDTLNRSNGRVIGVKYEGIEGFSELDDLFRPDVNKRALEVALREAKKNGITIRALLISNPHNPLGRCYPPKTLLEFASFCGKNQLHVISDEIYAKSVFLNAALSSPTPFVSILALDIHKVIELNLTHVLYGASKDFCANGLRLGLVCTNNEGLIGALSSISMFSWSPHVLQDVWAAMLEDRQQTIISQRPSSGNVVLATTRCKYTSTCNRPHGLIASTNAGLFIWVDLRHLLIPESSRDQTGYRELRVTSPDASVYKQREQRFADICAQNGLMIAPGSIYAAEEFGWFRLTFTVGKNALEEGLKRLDKSLKAAETDLRI from the exons ATGAGCTCAATTTGCCGAAAGGGACATATCGATGCAGCGATATATGAGCATCACTTGTCTAGGAGAGCCGCAGAGAACTTCAAATACCGAGATGTCTGGGGTCCACGAGAAAAGTCTATGGCAAATCCCTGGTCACCAGAAACCCCGATGGGACGTAG CATCATACTTCGCTTGGCGGAAAATAGTCTCTTGCATGACGAGATGGGACAGTTTATAAAGGAGCAG ATCAACGTCCTTCCTCTTAGTCACCTTACCTATAGCACAGGCCCTCGTGGATCGTGTCGTCTTCGACgtgctgcagctgctttCTTGAACGAGGAGtttcattctctccaaaCAATTGCACAGGACAACATTTTTGTCACACCTGGCTTGGCCAGTGCCATTGACGCGTTAATATGGGCGATTTGCAACGACGGGGACGGCATTCTGGTTCCACAACCATATTATAACGGATTCGACTTCGATACCCTGAATCGGAGCAATGGTCGCGTGATCGGGGTTAAGTACGAAGGCATCGAGGGATTCTCCGAGTTAGACGACTTATTTCGTCCTGATGTGAACAAGCGGGCTCTCGAAGTCGCTCTTCGTGAAGCTAAAAAGAACGGCATAACTATCCGTGCTCTTCTTATCTCTAA CCCACACAACCCTCTAGGAAGATGCTAT CCCCCCAAGACACTTCTAGAATTCGCCTCTTTCTGCGGTAAGAACCAACTTCATGTCATCTCTGATGAGATTTACGCGAAATCAGTCTTCCTTAATGCTGCCCTGTCGAGCCCGACTCCGTTCGTGTCTATTCTGGCTCTTGACATTCACAAGGTCATTGAGCTAAACCTTACCCATGTGCTGTATGGTGCAAGTAAAGACTTTTGCGCGAACGGATTGCGTCTAGGACTCGTGTGTACCAATAATGAGGGGTTAATTGGTGCCCTGTCAAGCATTAG TATGTTTTCTTGGTCGCCCCATGTCCTCCAGGATGTTTGGGCGGCCATGCTAGAGGACAGGCAACA AACTATCATATCGCAACGTCCTTCTTCTGGGAACGTGGTATTAGCTACTACGAGATGTAAGTATACTTCTACGTGTAATCGCCCGCATGGACTAATAGCGTCAACGAATGCTGGGCTGTTCATCTGGGTCGATCTACGACACCTACTTATACCTGAATCGTCTCGAGATCAGACAGGCTACAGGGAACTGAGAGTTACATCTCCCGACGCTAGCGTATATAAACAACGTGAGCAAAGGTTTGCAGATATATGTGCTCAAAATGGTCTTATGATCGCCCCTGGTAGCATATATGCGGCAGAAGAATTCGGGTGGTTCCGACTTACATTTACCGTGGGAAAGAATGCGTTAGAAGAAGGCCTGAAGCGTCTTGACAAGTCGTTGAAGGCAGCTGAGACGGATTTGCGAATTTAG
- a CDS encoding uncharacterized protein (predicted protein) has protein sequence MDSDCDENLLDEAPQMLEVCQTAHDLVVRLFPPTDPDTCHTIYLHDLNQNNVILDPISHDIIAVIDWEMICVLPNWASFFYPKMFLDVDPITEEEPPIPVDYNGENDYTIIRRDRWDARILGRAFDTYIETVCKEKSDTTCKNRFEEKRTLEAAIEGLTDNWEGARAKLEDLQALAGTGSG, from the coding sequence ATGGACTCGGATTGCGACGAGAATCTTCTGGACGAAGCACCTCAGATGCTAGAGGTCTGTCAGACAGCTCATGATTTGGTTGTGCGCCTCTTTCCACCGACAGATCCCGACACATGTCATACAATCTATCTTCACGACCTCAATCAGAACAATGTAATCCTAGATCCAATCAGCCATGACATCATTGCTGTCATTGACTGGGAGATGATCTGCGTGCTCCCCAACTGGGCTTCATTCTTCTACCCCAAGATGTTTCTCGACGTGGACCCAATCACCGAAGAGGAACCGCCTATACCGGTAGATTACAATGGTGAAAATGATTATACTATCATCCGCCGGGACAGATGGGATGCACGGATCCTTGGGAGAGCTTTTGATACCTACATTGAGACTGTTTGCAAAGAGAAGAGCGACACTACTTGTAAGAATCGctttgaagagaagagaacacTTGAGGCTGCCATAGAAGGTCTGACAGATAACTGGGAGGGTGCGCGAGCAAAGCTAGAAGACCTACAAGCTCTAGCTGGAACAGGAAGTGGTTGA
- a CDS encoding uncharacterized protein (2-polyprenyl-6-methoxyphenol hydroxylase and related FAD-dependent oxidoreductases), translating to MTGLKVLICGAGITGNALAFWLSKMGHQVTVIERHSSLRATGLQVDLREPGITVLRRMGLEQQFRARSVREQGMEIVDHAGKRKAYFAANRSGLGMQSFTTDYEIMRGDLCRLLYDATKDRATFVFGTTIESFTQREGHVDVQFSDGSHDWFDLLVGADGQGSRTRKLILGSEPDPFHPLGVHIGYFTVPREIQPGEEYNAAIYIAPGRRFIFTRRHSPHAIQVYLACKTDSDRLVKARGNTEEEKDELAEIFRGAGWQTDRILKELQSADDFYCERLGVVRMDSWSAGRVALVGDAAYCPSATTGMGTTSGLVGAYILAGEISKHYQADHESKDRLLLALKAYDDTYRPFISQVQKGIEKGSTFWDYTPSSWWGITILHILLWVASFLRLDILSQWFIREDTTWALPDYKKMEQS from the coding sequence ATGACCGGATTGAAAGTGCTCATCTGCGGCGCAGGCATTACCGGTAATGCCCTGGCCTTTTGGCTATCCAAGATGGGCCATCAAGTCACGGTCATCGAAAGGCATTCGAGCTTGCGTGCCACCGGGCTGCAAGTCGACCTCCGAGAACCGGGTATCACAGTCTTGCGACGGATGGGCCTTGAGCAACAATTCCGTGCCAGGTCTGTTCGCGAACAGGGCATGGAAATTGTCGACCATGCCGGCAAACGCAAGGCATATTTCGCCGCCAATCGATCTGGCTTGGGAATGCAGAGCTTCACCACGGATTATGAGATTATGCGAGGTGACCTCTGTCGGTTATTATACGATGCTACCAAGGACCGCGCAACCTTCGTCTTTGGAACGACGATCGAGAGCTTCACACAGCGGGAAGGTCACGTTGACGTACAGTTCTCTGATGGCAGCCACGACTGGTTTGATCTCTTAGTGGGAGCCGATGGACAAGGTTCGCGCACACGGAAGTTGATTCTCGGATCTGAACCAGATCCATTTCACCCATTGGGGGTTCACATAGGATATTTCACCGTCCCACGGGAGATTCAACCCGGGGAGGAGTACAACGCGGCAATATACATCGCTCCCGGGCGGCGCTTTATCTTCACACGGAGGCATAGTCCGCATGCCATTCAGGTTTACCTCGCGTGCAAAACCGACTCGGATCGACTGGTTAAGGCACGCGGAAAcaccgaggaggaaaaagatgAGCTGGCGGAGATCTTTCGTGGAGCAGGATGGCAGACGGACCGGATTCTAAAGGAGCTCCAGAGCGCGGATGACTTCTACTGCGAGCGTCTGGGGGTGGTCAGAATGGACTCCTGGTCTGCCGGTCGAGTCGCCCTCGTCGGAGATGCGGCGTACTGCCCATCGGCGACCACCGGTATGGGAACGACGTCGGGCTTAGTGGGGGCGTATATCCTCGCGGGAGAGATCAGTAAACATTACCAAGCGGATCACGAGTCAAAGGATCGTCTCCTCCTCGCTCTCAAGGCGTATGATGACACATATCGACCTTTTATATCCCAAGTTCAGAAGGGAATCGAAAAAGGCTCGACATTCTGGGACTACACCCCATCTTCATGGTGGGGGATTACCATTTTACACATTCTCTTATGGGTAGCTTCTTTCCTGCGATTGGATATCCTCAGCCAATGGTTCATCCGTGAAGATACAACCTGGGCCTTGCCGGATTACAAGAAGATGGAGCAGAGTTGA
- a CDS encoding uncharacterized protein (predicted protein), giving the protein MQQRRRALWLGIPALILLIITYFLYLSGQNGPALLPTNSDPTQEPNSLEPEDVLEENTTYHPAGTQVVRNATRTLVIAKLQEEDTVWVDRLPQDDPYLTSAVYVVDSNNTSAPFTVPLNKGHEVMVYLTYIIDHYHSLSDISIFMHAHQITWHNNDFLDFDSAKMVRRLRSQYILDNGYMNLRCHLEPGCPDHIHPYIGKDSDDILNVPEAAVIGMAWGQLFPGSPVPSVLSQPCCGQFAVSADQIRKIPPERYLEFREWLLATELDDRLSGRVWEYIWHWLFTGQAEFCPVETTCYCEGYGICFDPNEYRLYFQIRGEARKLEGEVRELESEATEADITTSERITELNSKVGELHGKMDEIKARTKGIGQ; this is encoded by the coding sequence ATGCAGCAGCGCAGGCGGGCCCTTTGGCTTGGCATTCCTGCTCTTATTCTACTCATAATCACGTACTTCTTGTATCTGTCCGGACAGAACGGCCCTGCACTTTTACCCACCAACAGCGATCCGACGCAAGAGCCCAACAGTCTGGAGCCAGAAGATGTCCTGGAAGAAAACACGACATACCATCCAGCAGGAACACAAGTCGTGAGAAATGCGACGCGCACACTTGTGATTGCTAaacttcaagaagaagataccGTATGGGTCGACAGGCTTCCCCAGGATGACCCTTACCTTACGAGTGCGGTCTACGTGGTGGACAGCAATAATACTAGTGCACCTTTTACAGTTCCTTTAAATAAGGGCCATGAAGTTATGGTCTATTTAACTTATATAATCGATCACTATCACAGCCTCAGCGATATTTCAATATTTATGCATGCTCACCAGATTACCTGGCATAATAACGACTTTCTCGATTTCGATTCAGCTAAAATGGTCCGCCGCTTAAGAAGTCAATATATACTGGACAATGGCTACATGAATCTTCGGTGTCATCTTGAACCGGGATGCCCTGACCATATTCATCCATATATCGGAAAGGACTCTGATGATATTCTCAACGTCCCCGAAGCTGCTGTGATCGGTATGGCATGGGGTCAGCTGTTCCCCGGTAGCCCGGTTCCGTCAGTTCTTTCACAACCCTGCTGTGGACAGTTCGCTGTCAGCGCAGATCAAATTCGAAAGATCCCTCCGGAGCGCTACCTTGAATTCCGAGAGTGGCTTCTTGCAACTGAACTCGATGATCGATTGTCTGGGAGAGTTTGGGAATATATTTGGCATTGGCTATTTACGGGGCAGGCAGAGTTCTGCCCGGTTGAGACGACCTGTTATTGCGAAGGATATGGAATTTGTTTCGACCCTAACGAGTATCGGCTATACTTTCAGATTCGTGGCGAAGCGCGCAAGTTGGAAGGAGAGGTTCGGGAGTTGGAGTCGGAAGCGACTGAGGCAGACATCACCACTAGTGAAAGAATAACTGAGTTGAATAGCAAAGTTGGTGAGCTGCATGGGAAAATGGACGAGATAAAAGCCAGAACGAAGGGTATTGGGCAGTGA
- a CDS encoding uncharacterized protein (transferrin receptor and related proteins containing the protease-associated (PA) domain), protein MGLFLTALGALSSVNVLYSRGRMPLKHLATLLCALSPTVALSQDAVQDILLSVPQAEKIREWSHYYTNGSHLSGQGLEQGQWTKDLWEGFGIQANLTTHEANLTYPGDHRVALLDLNLKDPLVQEARRIEDTAPGAGPGQKPFIPSFFAWAGVGNVTAQYVFANFGLREDYDDLLNANVTVRGRIAVVKTVFGSSLLRKLHMGVHRQEQMQVAAEYGLAGLIVYTDPQLDGEFTEANGYEAFPDGPARPPIQSGSTFAIPAMPIAFADAIPILRALNGYGPSATEFGERWQGGGLNYKDVHYNVGPSPNNIVLNLCNKPIFPDGQVHHVIGTIPGSTFPDEVIMLGTHRDSWSPGAGDGSSGSSALNEVARSFGTALAQGWTPSRTIILASFEGVEFSLPGTQDWWEQNQWLNTSAFAYLNVVSAGAGSKFHVQGSPLLGRAMRYGTGLVLDPNTNANNQTMLDVWDGEVSIGTGGDASVLLGTELLSSVDFGFSAGEGDPPFPYHSLYDTDEWMDCYGDPNREYHLTTTKIWSLAVFALANDVLIPVTTNEYAVLLQGSLESVDMPGLHISSMENAINDLHQATLAFDTYADNLISQILAQPDEPKLLSKAREVNQKYIKIERIFADPHPQSSSDRHLIIPRVPYYFQSSAFPALQESIAAGNLSAAEFQKWWHGALHQITPSVMNGLF, encoded by the exons ATGGGGCTGTTCTTGACCGCTCTGGGGGCCCTCTCTAGCGTTAATGTCCTCTATTCTCGCGGGAG GATGCCCCTCAAACACCTAGCTACCCTGCTCTGCGCGCTATCGCCAACAGTGGCGCTTTCGCAGGACGCAGTgcaggatattctccttAGTGTTCCTCAAGCAGAGAAGATACGGGAGTGGTCCCATTATTACACAAACGGATCACATCTTTCAGGCCAAGGGCTTGAACAGGGTCAGTGGACCAAAGATCTGTGGGAAGGGTTTGGCATACAGGCGAACCTCACTACCCATGAAGCGAACCTGACCTATCCCGGCGACCACCGCGTTGCATTACTCGATCTCAACCTTAAGGATCCCTTGGTCCAAGAGGCGCGCCGCATCGAGGATACTGCACCAGGAGCAGGCCCGGGCCAGAAACCATTCATTCCGAGCTTCTTCGCGTGGGCAGGTGTTGGTAATGTCACGGCTCAGTATGTTTTCGCTAATTTTGGACTACGAGAGGACTACGACGATCTGCTGAATGCGAATGTCACCGTCCGAGGCAGAATTGCGGTCGTTAAGACAGTTTTTGGGTCGTCTCTTTTACGAAAATTGCATATGGGAGTTCATCGTCAAGAGCAGATGCAGGTTGCAGCGGAGTATGGTCTCGCTGGTCTGATTGTGTACACTGATCCCCAGCTGGATGGTGAATTCACTGAAGCCAATGGATATGAAGCATTTCCGGATGGGCCAGCTCGTCCACCCA TTCAATCAGGTTCCACATTCGCCATTCCGGCCATGCCTATAGCCTTTGCTGATGCTATTCCAATTCTTCGGGCTTTGAACGGCTATGGTCCTTCTGCCACAGAATTTGGTGAACGATGGCAGGGCGGGGGATTGAATTACAAAGACGTTCACTATAATGTTGGTCCGTCCCCTAATAACATCGTGCTAAATTTATGCAACAAGCCCATCTTTCCGGATGGACAGGTGCACCATGTCATCGGCACCATTCCTGGTAGCACATTCCCAGATGAGGTCATTATGCTGGGAACCCATCGCGATTCCTGGAGTCCTGGGGCTGGTGATGGTTCTAGTGGGTCTTCTGCTTTGAATGAAGTAGCCAGGAGTTTTGGCACAGCGTTGGCTCAAGGGTGGACACCTTCTAGAACAATAATACTAGCCAGCTTCGAGGGAGTAGAGTTCAGTTTGCCAGGCACACAAGACTGGTGGGAGCAGAACCAGTGGCTGAACACTAGTGCTTTTGCGTACCTGAATGTGGTTTCTGCCGGTGCAGGTAGCAAGTTCCATGTGCAGGGAAGCCCTCTTCTTGGGCGGGCTATGCGTTATGGCACAGGCCTGGTGTTAGATCCCAACACAAATGCAAACAATCAGACAATGCTCGATGTGTGGGATGGGGAAGTGTCAATAGGAACGGGTGGAGACGCGTCAGTCCTTCTGGGAACAGAACTCTTGTCATCTGTGGACTTTGGATTTTCAGCAGGGGAAGGAGATCCTCCATTCCCTTATCATTCTCTCTACGACACGGACGAGTGGATGGATTGCTATGGGGATCCAAACCGTGAATACCACCTGACTACCACTAAAATATGGTCCCTTGCGGTCTTTGCGCTTGCCAACGACGTGTTAATACCCGTGACGACCAACGAATACGCCGTTCTCCTACAAGGCTCCCTGGAATCAGTCGACATGCCAGGCCTACATATCTCCTCCATGGAGAATGCCATCAACGACTTGCACCAGGCAACGCTGGCATTTGATACGTATGCCGACAATCTGATTAGCCAGATATTGGCCCAGCCAGATGAACCCAAGCTTCTCTCAAAGGCCAGAGAAGTCAACCAAAAGTACATCAAGATTGAGCGAATCTTTGCCGACCCTCACCCTCAATCTAGTTCAGATCGCCATCTGATTATCCCCCGAGTGCCATATTACTTCCAATCAAGCGCATTTCCTGCACTGCAGGAGAGCATTGCCGCGGGTAATCTGTCTGCCGCTGAA TTCCAGAAGTGGTGGCATGGAGCTCTACATCAGATAACGCCCTCAGTTATGAATGGACTCTTTTGA